Proteins encoded together in one Falco peregrinus isolate bFalPer1 chromosome 2, bFalPer1.pri, whole genome shotgun sequence window:
- the CMKLR1 gene encoding chemerin-like receptor 1, giving the protein MELSNLSNYLDDVDNYSDYPDYTYEETSSVWTDPSHDPKDIARILSVVIYSVSCVLGILGNGLVIAIITLKMKKSVNAIWFLNLAVADFLFNIFLPINISYTAMRYNWIFGTVMCKLNSFLLILNMYTSVLLLTTISFDRYVSVVFPVWSQNHRSTNLAYLVCLIIWTVGIIMSCPSLVFRDTAQAHNSVICFSNFSLSRNKSYQALALMRHRTVNITRFLAGYILPITIITFCYIAIVFNLRRNRLAKSKKPFKIIVTIIVTFFLCWSPYHLMNLLETKPDMIPRSVFEISIPITTALAASNSCMNPVLYVFMGQDFKKFKVTILSRLVNALSEEMGHSSIVHRSFSKMSSMTEKETTVL; this is encoded by the coding sequence ATGGAGCTTTCCAATTTGTCCAATTACTTGGATGATGTCGATAACTACAGTGACTACCCAGATTACACCTATGAGGAGACCAGCAGCGTGTGGACAGACCCATCTCATGACCCAAAGGACATTGCGAGGATCCTCTCGGTCGTCATCTACAGCGTGTCCTGCGTGTTGGGCATCCTGGGGAATGGCCTCGTCATTGCAATCATCACTCTGAAGATGAAGAAGTCAGTCAATGCCATCTGGTTCCTCAACCTGGCCGTCGCAGACTTCCTCTTCAACATCTTCCTGCCCATAAACATTTCTTACACGGCCATGCGATACAACTGGATCTTCGGGACAGTCATGTGCAAGTTgaactccttcctcctcatcctcaACATGTACACCAGTGTCCTTCTCCTCACCACCATCAGCTTCGATCGCTACGTGTCAGTGGTCTTTCCTGTCTGGTCTCAAAACCATCGCTCGACCAACCTAGCGTATTTAGTTTGCTTGATTATCTGGACCGTCGGCATCATTATGAGCTGCCCGTCTCTTGTCTTCCGAGACACAGCACAAGCCCACAACTCTGTGATTTGTTTTAGCAACTTTTCCCTCTCCAGGAATAAGTCTTACCAAGCCCTGGCATTAATGAGACACCGAACAGTGAACATCACCAGGTTCCTTGCGGGGTATATCCTTCCCATAACCATCATCACTTTCTGCTACATCGCCATCGTCTTCAATTTGCGTCGAAACCGTCTTGCCAAGTCCAAAAAGCCCTTCAAGATCATTGTCACTATCATAGTCACCTTCTTCCTTTGCTGGAGTCCCTATCACCTGATGAACCTCCTGGAAACAAAACCTGACATGATACCGCGCTCCGTGTTTGAGATCAGCATCCCCATAACCACGGCACTCGCTGCCTCCAACAGCTGCATGAACCCTGTCCTCTACGTCTTCATGGGCCAGGACTTTAAGAAGTTTAAGGTCACCATCCTTTCCAGACTGGTGAACGCCCTCAGTGAGGAGATGGGTCACTCCAGCATCGTTCACAGGAGCTTCTCCAAGATGTCTTCAATGACTGAGAAGGAGACGACAGTCCTCTAA